In a genomic window of Methanocella sp.:
- a CDS encoding tetratricopeptide repeat protein, translating to MAGEDVRLEAEAALEKGLELAGEGRLDDSIVLLDHAIGLDQDYGDAYNCKGLILTELKRYDQAFACFERALKLQPQNPKYWYNKSILFRELGMFEDEAGACLMSLKYDSKSVQAWHSCARSLARIGESSEALSCMEKALELEPMNASLWFYLGSYQYSLGMLDKALESFERAALIEPDNAAAWMGKGEALTKAGKDTEALESFDVSIKLNPNIAESWFGKGMLYIKDGKYDDALAMLDKSVKLRDDYADAWFYRGCVLELSGRIREALICYTKVTELQPGSQAAWLMQGVLLGRLEDYKSAIPCFDKAIDINPRFAEAWYHKGLFASILGDNEEAARCISKTIEINPDFDPNAYDVYN from the coding sequence ATGGCGGGGGAAGACGTGCGCCTGGAGGCAGAGGCGGCCCTGGAGAAGGGGCTCGAGCTGGCGGGCGAAGGCCGCTTGGACGATTCGATCGTGCTGCTAGACCACGCCATTGGCCTCGACCAGGATTATGGCGACGCGTACAACTGTAAAGGCTTGATTTTAACGGAGCTGAAACGGTATGACCAGGCGTTCGCATGCTTCGAGCGGGCCCTGAAGCTCCAGCCGCAGAACCCGAAATACTGGTATAACAAGAGCATCCTGTTTCGAGAGCTGGGCATGTTCGAGGACGAGGCGGGCGCCTGCCTGATGTCCCTGAAATACGACTCGAAGTCGGTGCAGGCCTGGCACAGCTGCGCCCGGTCGCTGGCCCGCATCGGGGAAAGCTCGGAGGCGCTGTCGTGCATGGAAAAGGCACTGGAGCTCGAGCCGATGAACGCCAGCCTCTGGTTCTACCTGGGCTCGTACCAGTACAGCCTGGGCATGCTCGATAAGGCCCTGGAGTCCTTCGAGCGTGCCGCCCTCATCGAGCCGGACAACGCCGCGGCCTGGATGGGCAAGGGCGAGGCGCTCACGAAGGCCGGAAAGGACACCGAGGCCCTCGAGTCCTTCGACGTGTCTATTAAGCTGAACCCGAACATCGCCGAGTCGTGGTTCGGGAAGGGCATGCTCTATATTAAAGACGGAAAGTACGACGACGCTCTGGCCATGCTCGATAAGTCCGTGAAGCTGCGGGACGACTACGCCGACGCGTGGTTCTACCGCGGGTGCGTCCTGGAATTGAGCGGCCGTATTCGCGAGGCTCTTATCTGTTATACGAAGGTCACGGAGCTTCAGCCCGGGAGCCAGGCCGCATGGCTCATGCAGGGCGTGCTTCTGGGAAGGCTGGAGGACTATAAGTCGGCTATTCCGTGTTTTGATAAGGCTATCGATATCAACCCCCGCTTCGCCGAGGCGTGGTATCACAAGGGCCTGTTCGCCAGCATTCTCGGTGATAATGAGGAGGCCGCCCGGTGTATATCGAAGACCATCGAGAT